ACATACAGCCTTCCCACGCCCCGAAGTTCATCTCCCGTAGCCGGGAATCATAGACTGCCTGCGGAATCAGGTGCGGAACCAAGGCCGCCAAAGTCTCCCGGCATCTGCGCAGATCACTGCAATAGACACTGCGGAACCCCCCGCCAAGCAACGGCTGTGTCTGTAGCTTCTCAAGCCGCTCTGCCTCACCCGGCACAAGCGGCAAATCGGTGCTGCCCAGATAACGGTGTTCCTTATTCCACTGGGTATAGCCATGTCGGACTAAAACCACTTCCAGCTCCGGCTGCGCAGATTGGATGAGTGATGACTGCGTGCCCTGCACCTTTGGAGCTACCTGATCTCCCCAAGTTTCCTGGATGTTCTTAGCTTTCTGACCTTTCTGAGCTTCCTGAGCTTTCTGGACTGCCGGAGAAGAATATCCCGCACCCCCTGCTCGAACTTTCCTCATTCCGCTTTAGCCCCCGATCCCATGCCACAGCAAGGCAACGGCTGCACAGATGCAGACAAATATTGCGGATGACCACATCATCATCCGCGAGGTCACAATAATATCCTCGGGCTCCATCGTCCGCAGCGGCTCACCCATGTAAGCCCGAAAGGATGTTACGCCATGGTATACATTCTCACCGCCGAGCCGGATGCCGAGAGCCCCGGCAACTGCCGATTCCGGGTAGCCGCTGTTTGGGCTGGGATGCAGGCGGGCATCCCGGCAAACCGTGTGCCAGCATCTGCGCCAGTCCAACCGCAGATGCGCAGCACATAAGGTTAAGAGCAGCGCGGTCATCCGCGCCGGTATGTAGTTGGCGATATCATCCAAGCGGGCCGATGCCCAACCGAGATCGCGGTATTTATCGTTCTTGTAGCCGACCATGGA
The sequence above is a segment of the Paenibacillus sp. FSL R7-0204 genome. Coding sequences within it:
- a CDS encoding histidine phosphatase family protein produces the protein MRKVRAGGAGYSSPAVQKAQEAQKGQKAKNIQETWGDQVAPKVQGTQSSLIQSAQPELEVVLVRHGYTQWNKEHRYLGSTDLPLVPGEAERLEKLQTQPLLGGGFRSVYCSDLRRCRETLAALVPHLIPQAVYDSRLREMNFGAWEGCMYDHLKDDPLYRSWIDNPGSATPPQGEAWTQFAARVDHFWTQLQREAEAPAVPRILLVTHGGVIRQLLAQIIEGVTFYTAAAPAPGEVTVLRLRRDGGCWHMAEGNANG